CAAATTTCCCTCATAAACAACAAAATCATCTTCCCAACTTTTGTGAGCAAGGGGCACTCAGAAGCACTGAGTTACTTCAAAGGAAGCTGGGCATAAGTAACTTACCTGACCCGTTTCTTCAAACCTCTTCCTATCTGCACTGTCAATGACATagatctgaaaaagaaatgaggaaaagttACTCTTCCCAGAAGACACTCTTCCACAGTATCACACGCTTAAGTGAGCTGAGCCTAATAATTATGCTTTTGGGCACAAAGATCCCCGGTATTATTTATAGCAAATGTTGACAAAACTTCCTGATgttctgaaaggaaaggaacCACCTCTTTTAAAGCTGGGAGGGTGGACAGCCACGTGAGTAGGATCAGAAAGGAGCTGGGCACAGTACTGGGGATCCTCTCATAGAGATGTCCACAGCATCTATTATCTGAAGAGAACAGGAGACTGCTCGGTATCTTTTCAGCTTACAAGCTGAAGCTGAGCACAGGAGGGCAAAACCTAGGGAGCCGATCATTGTTGTTCACCCTAGCAAACAGTGTACAAGTGCTGCCCTGGTGCAACTATGCCACGCTGCCCTCTAGCAGGACGCATCACCTCGGTAAGCCACAAAGGCACACAATGGCACTGAGGGGATAGATGAATATATCGGGGACATCAAGTTCCTCTCCATCAGGTGATCCTACTCCAACCTCCTGGAGCaggtggctggggaggagggctggATCCAGCCTGTGAGAGGCCATCTTCAGCTGCCAGCTTATCCACCAGGATGATGGAGAAGATGGGAGCACCTGGCTCACAAACACTGACAGCAGAGTCTGCCACCCTCTCAGGGCTGGGCACCACATCTCATGGTCCACAAGGAGGTCCCAGGCAGACACCTGTCCCATGGGATGGAGAAGGGTGGATCCCCCGGCCCACAAACTCCCTGCCTTGGGAGGGGGGGTCTCCACCCTCTCCAAGCAACATGGGACGtgctgatttatttctttaaatgcaaatgAGCCTTCTCAGTGAAGACATCTCTAGGTCTGCACAGGTTAAAAGGCTCCTTTTCCAAAGGTCCCCCTAAATATGCAGTTAGTAAGTCCTGtcaccccccttcccccttgCAACGCTATTGCGGTTGAGAGCGCACAAGTATGAAGCTACATCTAAAGAAATGGGGAACCTCAGTATGACACTCAGGCAAGAACAGCCTGGTATCCCTTTTTCATTAGTTGGTATGGGAGGTTTCTGAAGGCAAAGGGCGCTGGGACAGCAGACAGGGACAGGACTGGTGACAAACACTGAGCATTTTGCTTCCAGTCCCTGCCATTCCCCATCATCAGCGATTGAAGTTGCTAGCATGTCATCTACATGCTCTTTGGTGGCTTACAGGGAGCAAGTGTCAGCCTGGTTTTCAGGGAATAGATGAGCACAGCACCCCGCCATCAAGATAAATGGCATCCTCGCAGGCAGTCTCAGCGTAAGACTCCACGCTTCCAGGATAATTTTGACCAAATAGTAGGGGGAGGGAAGATCTCTAGCAGCAATATCTATTAAACTGTAGGCACTCCCTTAATGAGCAGTGTTAGAGTTGTTTGAAATGGGACCAAACACACAGCAGGACAATCTGTGTGCCAGGCCTGAGGAGGTAACCCAGCAACCTCGCAGACCTCTCTGCTGATCACTTGGGGTCTGCAGTCCTCCTGGGGCCAGGCTGATGCACACTGACAGAGGCTGGGGGACACGCAGCAGGGCTGGACGCAGCTGCGTAGGGATGCGTCAGCAGTGCACGCACTTGGTGCCACGTGATAGGGAAAAGCCTGTGGGCATGGCGTGACACACAGCCTCTCTCCGCAATGTGATCCCAAGCACGTGCACCAATACTGTATCAGCTATGCCTGTCCTCTCTGCCCCTCCCAAGCATCCACCCCTGTGCATCCCATTTGGGGTAGGAAACACAGACCgaaacaaaggaagaagctgcagggctggcagttATGCTCTGGGGTGAAACTGGACCGTCATCTGTCCTTCAGGACATCTCAGGGGAACCTTAGGAACACATGAACACAATAGTTGAGCGCTACTTCTCAACTGAAAGACAGTGCCTCCCATATTATGGTGCTCTAACTGGCAAGGAAGGGTTCTGAGTCCCAACCAGCCAGGCTTTCTCCTGCACTGCTCCATTCCCTGCTAGGGACCTATTTTGCAAGATGAGAATTGGAGACAACAGCACTTGGGGCAAAAGCCACAAAAGCACCGCACAGAGAAGGTAAAGTATGGCTCCGTTCCTTGCTAGGGAGCTATTTTGCAAGATGAGAATTGGAGACAACAGTGCTCAGGGCAAAAGCCacaaaagcacagcacagagaaggTAAAGTATGTGCGGAGTGCCTACTTCCAAACCAGAAAGCACTGTGCCAAATAGCTGCAGGTGCCTGTCTGAATATGCAATCAGCCAGATATCCACACCTTATTTGCCTGGGTTAAGCTTCCAAATATCACAGGTGTGTGATGCAAGACCAAGCTCTCATTCAAAGGCACCTGCATAGATTTGAATCTGCAATCACTTCCTGCCTTTTGCTACCCTTTAGAGGGTACTTTCTGCTTTGTGCAATGTAGTTTAGGAGAAGACAGAAGCAGGGGGTCGTGGGAGCTGTAGCGTATCTCATCTCCACCTTCCTTCTATGGCCAGGGCCGCACAAGAAGCCTGTTTCTGGCTGTGGTGCTCAGTAGCACAGTTTGACGGTTTGAGCAGCCATGGAGTACAGTCACTGAGTACATCATGCTGGAAAAATGGAGCTCAAGAAATTCCCATAAAGCTGTGTGCCTCCTTTGAGCAACAggccaaaacaaaacctgaagtaAGTGGGCTGGCCAGAAATTGCAAGTGGTGGGACTGAATGAAGAAATAACATGAGGGATAAGTTGTCTCAATTTACAGAGCCACAACCTGCACCAGGTTAGTCAGAGGGTAAAATTACTGGCTAAAACAGGGGTGAGGGCTGGCAGAAGAGAGAGAGTCATCAGTATATACTTGATTCCAGTTTTGGTGTGTATGGACATAGCAAAGCACTGCACTACCGTGCTGACAGTTCCCACTCTGGGACCATGTGTCAGCACAgagtgcaggcaggggagaTCAGGTGCACCAGTTATTCCCTCTGAATTCACACCACGGCTTCCCCCAAACCGATTCTGCTTTTATCTGCCCATTTTCTTACTCATATGAAAAGAAAGGCTTTCTCTGTACATTGCTTTaactggggtgggaggagggctgggaaaACAACTGCTTTCATCTCCTTCAGTCTTCAAATTCACCTTTATTTCTGCACCTCCCATGCAGCACACATTGGGAAGGGGGAAAGCCCACAGGCCAGCACAGTTCATTGCCTTTGCCAGCAGTCTTCCAGATATTGTTTTGCGGTTGCACAGTCTTTGCAGCCTGAGCACCTGCCATAGCAGGCACAGATCCCctagctgctgctttgcaatgTTGACTTTGATCTGCACACCTACTGCCTCCCCACCACGCACAGCTGCAGAGCTTGGGCTCAATGGGCACAATTACCTCACAGCTATGCCATGACCCCCTTCTCAATGgccacagcagagcaggtgaAGTGTGTCCTGCTAGTTTCTCAAACCCAGATCTTTCCCCTAGGAGGATCTCACTACTATTCTTTGCGAAAGCAACTAATGGGGTTTATGCTGTGGTGGCTGCCCTCAAACACTAAATTCCAAATTAAGGCTGAAAATGACCTGCAAAAGAGATTACTGAGGGTTTATTAGTCCCATTTACATAACAGCTTCATTTGGACAATGTTTTCTAAAcctgcaggcacagccaggcCCTTCAGGACCCTGACATGAGCCTTGGAGTAGAGAGCCCTACTCCTAATTCCACTGATCCTTCTATGGAAGCGCACTGAAGCTCCTGACACATTAGTGAGTATGTGTGTGTGACAGGACGGAGGAAGGCTGCCTTTCTGAGAGAGCTTCCCGCCCTCCCACAGGAGCCCTGCAGACCTTGCTTGGAATAGCCTTTTCTCTGACCCCACAGGCAACACTgcttggggtggggagaggccTAGAGCACCCAGCCTGCCCTCATCCTGGCACACATGGCTACATGTTAGAGGTGATCTTTGAAACTAGTCAGGACAGCACTTGGAGGATCCCAGGGTAACGTGCTCTGGAATGGAAACATAAAGGTCCTGCACTGTAAATATAATTGTAGTCATCTGTAGCTAATCGTAAGGTAATTACAGAGAAGTTGCCAAAAACATTAAAGGACAGTCTTATGATTaaaggagcaaaagaaaagacaagggGTCTCTTTGTGTCCCTCAGCCAGAAGCTTTCCTATCTGATGCCAGACATAGCATTTAAttctgctgtgcctcagtttccccaactAAAAAACAAAGGCACCATACTGACCTACCTCTACACATGAGGCTTAAGTCACTAATGCCCATGACAGGCCTTCAGAGTCTCCAGTGAAAGGAGCTATAGATGGATAAGCTACAAGTTATTAATGTTCTTTCATCTGAAGGAGACTGAGATGAGAGGAAACGAACTGGCTATAACCAGCACTGTCCTGTGAAAGTAAAAACATACAACCAAATGATTTCTCCAAAcatcactgtatttttcttactgCACCCAACCAATCTTGCCATTTCACTCAGAATAACTCCTGTTACAATGGCAACGGTGTTGCTGAGAACTGGGACATTACATTACTTGTTTCTGAATTTCTGGCTGAGACCTTGGAAAGCCATTGCATGAACACAGCATTCAACTGCAGCCAATACTCACAAGGAtatcagtgttttcaaaatagtTCCTCCAGTACGGCCTGATCTTCCTCTGTCCGCCTATGTCCCATACGTTCAGCTTGAAGCCTTGAGACTGTACACTTTTGATGTTAAAGCCCTGGAAAGAGCAAAAACAAAGCCACACAGAGCATAAACCTGAATGGCTGGATCATGTACATAAGCAGACCATAACACCTTATATATCCCATGCCTGCAACATGCAGTGAGATGGGTTGGGCAGCCACAAAGATGGATCGGGTGTGGGAGAGGCACTGGCAAAAGTGAACACAGCCGCAAAGCCATCAGTTTGCCAGTGTTCTTGGGTCAAGGGTTGATGCTGTCATGGCTACAAAGACATATGATGCAGTTAGTCCCCTGGGAGGGCTCAGCAGGGTGGGCGCAGGAAGAGGTGGGAGAGCTGCAGATAAGGAGGGAACAAGGGCGCTGTGAGCAGGACTGAGCTTGTGAAAGCTGAGCAGAGTCCCAGCTAACACGAAGCCAGAGGTCTCAGCTCAATTCGACATGACACAGCTAATGCTGGGCTTAAAAGAGCAACAGCTGCACATCTGAAGGGTCCATTTCATCAATTAGAGCACCAATTGAAAGGGCATTCAAGTAGAAAAACAGGATGTGGCGTGGGTTGGCAATATGCTGCCACACCACCCAGGGGACTGGGGCTTGGAATCAGGGTGTTGGGGCTGGGAGCTTTGGGAGGCAGatacggggtggggggaagcatCTCCCATAGCTCTCTAGCAACCTCCTCTGGTCAACACAGGAgcgatgctgcagtgcttcTGATGGGAAACATCCCTCGCCCCAAGCCTGAGGCTCAAAGAAAGGAGGAGACCAGAGGCATCAGAGAGGGAGTGCTGGAATATGCAAGAcccttggagctggctgggtgAAAGATTCAAGGAGACAGGAGCTTGCCCAATGCTGCAGCATCCCCTGTACATGATCACTGTTTGGCAAGGGTAACAGGAGCAAAGACTCATCCATACAACCCTAGCATGACCCAAAAGCTTTCTGCAGAACTCCATGGCACTCATCCACTTTTGCACTACCTGACGTATCTGGCCTGATGCTCACTGGCTCCTTCAGGGAGCCTCCTCTTATGCAGATAACAAACAAACTTAATGGTGCACCAGGCTCCAGTTGCTCCCCCTTTTACTGAAATACTCTATTGAATTCTTAGCGCTTTGTATAATAAGGCAGGTGAGACCACAAGAACTGCCTTGGGCAGGGAAAGGCCTTCCTCACCTGTGTTGGTGTGATGTGGCTGATGTCCTCAGACGCCAGCTGTTTCAGAAGCGTGGTCTTGCCTGCATTATCCAGTCCCAAGAGGAGGATTCTCACCTCCTGGTCTGGGGCACTTTTCAGTTTACGCAGGATTGACAATAAACCCTAAATCCACAAGAGAGACTGTAGCTGTTATTTCCCCCCTCGACTCTCTTGCCCCACCGTGCCATGCCCTCCTCCCTTGAAAGAGGTTCTGTATGACAGTGGATCCCAGGACATCTTGAACCCCTTCCTGCAGTCCCTGTTCCCATTTCCTCTTCTACTCCTCCCCCATACCCCAATCTTTTTCACCTCAGGGAGTATCAACAAGGTCTCAGACAGCAAAAATGTCACTCCATGGGGTGCACCACCAGCTGCATTGCTCTCGTCACACAGCTGTTTGGCATTCCCTGTGCCAGGAAGACAGTGTCTACAGATATCACGTGTAGGAGCTGCAAACCAAGTCCTTGCGAGCTCTTCATTATCTTTATCAGAGGGAAAACCCCATTATTTTAACCTCCCTCCTAGTTAACTGCAGGTTACTGTGTACCTGACATCAGTTCTTTTCATAGTAACTCCCTGATCATCTCAAACCCGTTTATCTGTCTAAAGCATGCTGGACCCATGGGGCACGTGCAGTTCTGATTCTCAGGATGTAGCACTTAACAACTATCTCAGATCACCACACATCCTTGCTGAGAAAAGCACAGTGGATTTCAGTCATTAGCCAGGCTCAGCTCTCTGAGCTGACAGTATCACTCAGGATTAGGAAACAGAATATGCAGGTCAGCTAATTTTCAGCCGTGCACATTACAGCAGCACACCCAAGCTTTTGTCAGTGCCACCACTCAGAGACCTGCACCTCTCTAAAATGGCTGGAAAAATATTCTGGATCCTGCCACGTGACCAAGAGATGCAAATCACCCCACTTCCACCTGCCGTTGCTGTCCAGCCCAGCGCCACAGCAGAGGGGCAGTTGCAGCTGagggcacaggagcaggctgcgAGTCCACAACTGCCTGAGTGTCCTTGGACACATTGCCGCCTTGCTCAGCAGGGACCGCTCCTTGCAGCCCGAGCAGTACACACCACACTGACACCCAGCCTGGGGACACAGATGCTCTTGCAACTAAACTGCCTGAGCAAATCCAGGAGAGAAATACACCTACAGCCCTTTCTAGGGACCTCAGGACTCCTGCTCAGTCTCTCCCAGACAATTCCCACATCCTGAAGGGCAACTGCGAGGCGTTTCTCTTCAGCCCACTAAGACCCAGAGCTGATAACAAAGTTCAGATATCAGTGCAAACCCAGGCCCATCTCAAGCTTTTTTATTCTCCCATTTCCAAAATGGAGACAATATTTCTTGTCGACCTGCAAGGGTGGATCAGTTAAATGTCATGAAGTGCTTTGTTGCTATGAGGAACTACACCCTCTAAATATTCCTGCTGGGAGCCGAGGACTATTTGAGCCGTGAAGGTTGCTCCCGATCCCCTCCAGATCACAGCAGTCAGAAACCTGTCCTCAAGATAAAGAGCTGCAGGATGTGATACAACTGTCACTGCTGCAACGCGTACCCCGTCTGTAGCCGTGCCCTTCTGCCAACTCCTGGAGAGCCCCACCTCAGCCATGTGGAAACCGCTGCTTTTGACTGCTCATCACACTGCTCTGAGGTGCGGAGTGTTTTGGAATGAACACATCGCTGCAGGTCGTGATGCCAAAGTTTTCAATAATGCAGGATGAAAACACACTGAGATTCAAATGCACGTGAGATTTGATCCACCACCCCTCTAAGCATTTTCAATTTGCAAGTAATTCATCGGTTTTCCATTTAATTACCAGATACAGCTCAAAATACATGCTCAATATGTAAGAaactgggagaagagaaggaatttAGTAAAATTGGGTTGGAAGGATAACTGTAGAAAGTTGCAGGATTACCACTGttgctctgcttttaaaaagcactatGGAAAGCTTAGGTTCAGAAATTCAGAGTTTGTGTAAGGAACAGCAAAACTACAGTCTTACAGCCCAACAAGCGGACTCAGGGTATCACCTATTTCATAAACAGGCTGGTAAAAAACTGGAATCCAGGCCCAGCTCAAGAGCTGTTAATCAGGAATGGGCTCTGTTAGGTAGAGGGTGCCATGCCTGCACAGTACAGGCACAGTAAATCTCCAAATTGCTTTTAGTCAAAGAGTACAGGCCTGTAACATCACGTGCTCAGCTCTGAGGGCCAGATGCTCACAGCTGGCTCTCGCCCATGGGCCCGTAGCTAATGAATTTGGAGGGCTGTGTCCAGCACAGCCAGTTGCTGCAAGTCCTCTCAACCCAAGAGCTCatctccctggctgcagcacccagcccaTGTTCTGCCCCGATGACGGTCTGTACTTCCACACATCCGAGGGGATCAAAAAGGAACAGCGACAGAAATACCTCTAATGATTACTTGTTTACATGCATGTCCTAAGTGCCCttgacataatttaaaaaaccacaagtTTTAACTGCATGACTAGCATcgcacattttcttttcacctgCAGTCAAAATTTACAGTTGTGTTTGTTGGCTTGTCAATCCATGGGTTTCAGCTCAGTGTGCACAGACCCTACAGCAGGAACTCTAAAATTCACACattctccctcctttccagGGAAACACTGAATTCCAATTCTTATGGGCCTGACCCAAAGCCAGCCCACACCAGCCAAAGTACTACTGGCCGACTTCAGAGGGTTCTGAATCAGGCCctattattttagtttattgctcacagttaaaaaaagaagctgttgaAATGCTAATCCTATTCACAGCACCACTTGGTAAGAGCAGAGCAGTGTATCCCAGAGCAGATCAGGATTAGGAGCCTTTATATTTCACAATTCAACTCCAAAATACTGAGCGCAAAGAAATGTATTACAAAGTATTGCTTATCTACCACAGAGCAATTCTCAGGGGTCGGGAAGAGGAACAGTTGTAAATGTTAATAGAGCTTCTCCCATTGTAGACAGATGCTATTTCTGGGCTAGTATGACAGCCTATGAGAAAACGATCAGCATCGTTCCATATTCTACTCAAGTGACACTGCTGCATGGCTGATCACAGGATTATCTGGGGTAGCCAATAGAAGAGAGGatatatatagaaataaaagTATTCTCCAAGGTATAAAGTAAGCTGATTTAAAAGGCTGGAAGACAAGCAAGCCAACATAGAGAAGTGGACTTTATTTCAGTAGCTGCCAGCATAGGTTACATGGTCCGTACACACAAATTAAATCAAGAGCCAAATAATAGTACTGGTTACTATGACTGTTACTgttttgtaaatattatttaaaacttGTACCCAGCATTCTCCTTCTAGTTAGTGAGGATTTAAGAGTAACGAAAGCCATGCACAGATGGgtttctaatatttttgtttttaattggtCTTACGAGCACACTGGCTAAGAAGACAGAAAGCATTTCCTGACAGCTTAgtagactggaaaaaataactcAGCCGAGTTCCCTGCTGCACACCACCCCTACGTGGGACAAGCAACCCTTACCGCACACACACTGATGGACAAGCACTTCTCTGCTTGCAAACACAACACTGAAATGAACTTACGCTGATGAGAGTCAGAAAGCAACCCCTTGTTATTGGTGGAAGATGTCAGGTAGAAAGACATGAAAGGGAAAATTTGGTGCAAAGAATATGCTCAGAAACAACAGAAGAGGAGCAGGCCTTTGAAGCgcagcagcaaagaaatgtCTCTATGCTGGGACGTAACCTGCAGTGAGGAGGGAGGATGCCCAGGATGCCTGCACGGCAGCCAGGCCAGCAGTACTCGCTCACTGGGGTGCCCAGGGTGAGGAGAAGGACAACACTCGAGCAGGACGGTGGAGACATTAGCTGgctgaggagctgcagagaCAACTCATAGGAGTATAAGGGCAGCATGTCATTTGCACAAAACTAAGCAGACTGCGGCATCTGTAACAGGGAAGGGAACTGCAGATGCTGTTCAGATAATGAACAGCACAGCGTGGCAGCGCATGCAGCCTTTGGAGAAGGGCAGCCATACACAGCAACTCAAGGCTGGGCACAGTCAGCCAGCAACCGCTTCTTGGTCACCTCTGGGTTAAGCAAACTATGGTTTATATCAGATTGgcttgtttaaaaacatctttgtcCTTGGTGGAGAGGGTTTTCTTTACAAGCACCATGAGGAGACAGACTGATGGGGTCAGCAATGAGGAGACTGCATTTTTCAGACAGTAAGTGGGGACGtacaaaaagaaagacagactccTGACAATTACTATGAAATCAGAGTGGGGCATTAAATTCAGAAATGCAACTAAATGGGCAAGAGCACTCATAAACACATCtagcatgaaagaaaagctaACCATCTTATTAGCATCCTTCAGAAAACAGGGATGTGTGGTTTTATGAAAGTATATCATTGCTATGTTTAAAATACCCACTGAATTATCAAAGGACTTTCAGTTATAGCTGCATGTAGTAATCCtattctcttaaaaaaaacacaccagacatatataaaaatacagtgacaTTTATAGTCCTAGCTAAGGGTTTTGTGGGTTTATTCAGCTTTAAATCCATGCTGTATATGGGTCTTTTGAACTAGTTGATGCATGTAACTACATCCTCTACCACAGAAGCTGCTGAAAGGAAGATTCACTTTATAGGCCAAAGCAAAAATTGGTTTGGGACAAACGGAGCATTGAgataatttgtttaaatattgtATCAGATTGGCAATATAAAGCCATAATGGAAAGAACAATTTCCCCATGTACTGAGGGCTGGATACACAGGGCACGGATAAAGCATGGCCCACAAGCCGCTGCGGAG
The genomic region above belongs to Phalacrocorax aristotelis chromosome 12, bGulAri2.1, whole genome shotgun sequence and contains:
- the ARL3 gene encoding ADP-ribosylation factor-like protein 3 isoform X1, giving the protein MGLLSILRKLKSAPDQEVRILLLGLDNAGKTTLLKQLASEDISHITPTQGFNIKSVQSQGFKLNVWDIGGQRKIRPYWRNYFENTDILIYVIDSADRKRFEETGQELAELLDEEKLSGVPVLIFANKQDLLTAAPASEIAEGLNLHTIRDRVWQIQSCSALSGEGVQSTCQCLCVSAKQHKDIYQDLNVTVGIVLSAHSRLLSMQI
- the ARL3 gene encoding ADP-ribosylation factor-like protein 3 isoform X2 yields the protein MGLLSILRKLKSAPDQEVRILLLGLDNAGKTTLLKQLASEDISHITPTQGFNIKSVQSQGFKLNVWDIGGQRKIRPYWRNYFENTDILIYVIDSADRKRFEETGQELAELLDEEKLSGVPVLIFANKQDLLTAAPASEIAEGLNLHTIRDRVWQIQSCSALSGEGVQDGMNWVCKNVNAKKK